A single genomic interval of Plodia interpunctella isolate USDA-ARS_2022_Savannah chromosome 16, ilPloInte3.2, whole genome shotgun sequence harbors:
- the LOC128676448 gene encoding KIF-binding protein-like produces MLADTEMTEKEIINDFKENYGKVRKLLDEDSKNDPENEPYLSKYKAKNILTSMRDSLKNVMNTESNLDQIKLLAMQGAVLLNVGIIDMETEDFASSEKGLMEAEELLAEHASKPEIVTTLINVYNNLGILWSNRDEPEKAKSFLLKAKELYEGFKCTLQMPLPIDHMMNNAGEAAVGDFMLLEKAHTLTLYYLAQVYGSLKENLKSAVYCHVTLRRQLQYSDYEPIDWALNSATLSQFFAEQNGFYQSRHHLAAASTILDTYEDSLSASGDDDEVFLAKLETLKHRSADVARCWAKYCLLLMTASKARLMNDAERMTEAITDMSNLSLDDSENICGGNMRSLIFPDIDVKKYENKISDKFLLTYQDAREVFLCCQTWLNKAKEYYKLDSLASDYVELVQDSSQSYSYLAFFEEDDERRSKMHKRRIDMLEELIKEINPTYYLQYCRQLWYELGEVYSDILNIKLDKLNNTKEKPTPHALKKVNMLCEKSIENYDHFLNSVKDKNGMMPSKVDVDLIRPVISAYAFIGRNSMKRIAVDKNGQLINVRKSYESYNAVVEICSNDPDAAAIMHEEFSLCTEMVKILPIKIKRLETEALAQN; encoded by the exons atgttGGCCGACACTGAAATGACGgagaaagaaattataaatgatttcaaagaaaattatggGAAAGTGCGAAAATTACTTGACGAAGACAGCAAAAATGACCCCGAAAATGAGCCATATTTGTCTAAATACAAGGCCAAAAACATACTTACCAGCATGCGCGATTCTTTGAAAAACGTTATGAATACTGAGTCAAATTTAgatcaaataaaactattagcTATGCAAGGAGCTGTTTTGCTAAATGTAGGCATTATTGACATGGAGACAGAAGACTTTGCGTCCAGCGAAAAAGGTTTGATGGAAGCCGAAGAGCTGCTAGCCGAGCATGCTTCCAAGCCAGAGATTGTGACCACTCTGATCAATGTTTACAACAATCTGGGCATACTCTGGTCAAACAGGGATGAGCCTGAAAAAGCCAAAAGTTTCCTGCTCAAAGCTAAGGAACTGTATGAGGGTTTTAAATGCACCTTACAAATGCCTCTGCCTATTGATCACATGATGAACAATGCTGGTGAAGCAGCGGTAGGTGATTTTATGTTACTCGAAAAGGCTCACACCCTAACATTGTACTATTTGGCCCAGGTATATGGGTCTCTAAAAGAGAATTTGAAGTCTGCTGTGTATTGTCATGTGACATTGCGAAGGCAACTCCAGTATTCTGATTATGAACCTATAGACTGGGCTTTGAACTCTGCTACATTGTCACAATTTTTTGCTGAGCAAAATGGATTCTATCAGTCTCGACATCATTTGGCTGCTGCTTCAACTATCCTTGATACATATGAAGATTCACTTAGTGCAAGTGGGGATGATGATGAAGTTTTTCTGGCTAAATTGGAGACTTTGAAGCACAGGTCTGCAGATGTGGCTCGTTGCTGGGCCAAGTACTGCCTGCTGCTGATGACGGCATCTAAGGCGAGGCTGATGAATGATGCTGAAAGGATGACTGAAGCTATAACAG ACATGTCCAATTTGAGTTTGGACGACTCTGAAAACATATGTGGCGGGAACATGAGGTCCTTAATTTTTCCTGATATCGACGTTAAAAAGTACGAGAATAAAATAAGTGACAAGTTCCTACTTACATACCAGGACGCTCGCGAAGTGTTCTTATGTTGCCAGACGTGGCTAAATAAAGCTAAAGAGTATTATAAATTGGATTCTTTAGCATCGGATTACGTAGAGTTGGTACAGGATAGCTCACAGTCGTACAGTTACTTGGCATTCTTTGAGGAAGACGACGAAAGGAGGTCGAAAATGCACAAGCGGCGCATAGATATGCTCGAAGAATTgatcaaagaaataaatccAACATACTACTTACAGTATTGCAGACAACTTTGGTACGAACTCGGTGAAGTTTATTCAGATATACTCAATATTAAATTGGATAAGTTGAACAATACTAAAGAGAAGCCTACTCCACACGCTTTGAAAAAAGTTAACATGTTATGCGAGAAAAGCATTGAAAATTATGATCATTTTCTTAATTCTGTCAAAGATAAAAATGGTATGATGCCGTCAAAGGTTGATGTTGACCTTATCAGGCCAGTTATAAGCGCGTACGCTTTTATAGGACGCAATAGTATGAAAAGAATTGCAGTGGATAAAAATGGACAACTGATTAATGTTAGGAAGAGTTACGAATCATACAATGCAGTCGTTGAGATCTGTTCGAACGACCCTGATGCTGCTGCAATAATGCACGAAGAATTCAGTCTCTGCACCGAAATGGTCAAAATATTACccatcaaaatcaaaaggcTGGAGACTGAAGCGCTTGCGCAGAATTAG
- the LOC128676458 gene encoding mesoderm induction early response protein 1, whose amino-acid sequence MSDCALVANANEHDASMDVGNDKSLFEPTVDMMVNDFDDERTLDEEEALAAGEQQDPKAELNSLQREGDMPLEELLALYGYDRNMDKPAPEQAPPPEAVPEETEKTESVLQQLYTETTSPEATRCLRSGSRPPSEEEEDYDYSPDEDDWKKTIMVGSDYQAAIPEGLCSYDDALPYENEDKLLWNPSVLDEKVIEDYMKKICAMTSGTGMDAIPRGKQLRDDEEALFLLQQCGHNLEEALRRRRITAQAPADASLWSEEECRNFENGLKAHGKDFHLIRQNKVRTRSVGELVQFYYIWKKTERHDIFANKARLEKKKYTLHPGHTDYMDRFLEEQEAPSAGPPGAAPAPAPAPAPLLLYAPAPAPAPPDPLALGEKEVFSQMNHTPPHALSTEDQEPDMGS is encoded by the coding sequence ATGTCAGATTGCGCATTGGTGGCCAATGCAAACGAGCACGATGCGAGCATGGACGTGGGGAACGATAAGTCTCTTTTCGAGCCCACTGTTGATATGATGGTAAATGATTTTGACGACGAGAGAACACTAGACGAAGAGGAGGCTTTGGCGGCTGGGGAGCAACAGGATCCCAAAGCCGAGCTCAACAGCCTGCAGAGGGAAGGTGATATGCCTCTAGAAGAGTTACTGGCGTTATATGGTTACGATAGAAACATGGACAAACCTGCCCCTGAACAAGCGCCACCCCCAGAGGCAGTGCCCGAGGAAACTGAGAAAACAGAATCTGTGCTCCAACAGTTGTATACTGAAACCACAAGCCCAGAGGCTACTCGATGCCTCAGGTCCGGCTCACGACCACCTtctgaagaagaagaagactaTGATTATAGTCCAGATGAAGATGACTGGAAGAAAACTATTATGGTTGGTAGCGACTATCAAGCTGCTATACCAGAAGGCTTATGCAGTTATGACGATGCACTGCCATATGAAAATGAGGATAAATTGTTGTGGAACCCCAGTGTACTTGATGAAAAAGTGATAGAAGATTATATGAAGAAAATATGTGCAATGACCTCTGGCACTGGTATGGATGCTATTCCACGTGGGAAGCAATTACGAGACGATGAAGAAGCATTATTCCTTCTGCAGCAATGTGGGCACAATCTGGAGGAAGCATTGAGAAGACGGCGCATCACCGCCCAGGCACCAGCGGATGCAAGTTTATGGTCAGAGGAGGAATGTCGAAACTTCGAAAACGGTCTCAAAGCACACGGGAAAGACTTCCATTTAATACGACAAAACAAGGTAAGGACTCGGTCAGTGGGCGAACTCGTGCAGTTCTATTATATTTGGAAGAAGACAGAGAGGCACGATATCTTTGCAAATAAGGCTAGGTTGGAGAAGAAGAAGTATACTCTTCATCCGGGTCACACAGACTACATGGACAGGTTTCTGGAGGAGCAGGAGGCGCCAAGCGCGGGCCCGCCCGGCGcagcgccggcgccggctcCGGCTCCGGCGCCGCTGCTGCTGTACGCGCcagcgccggcgccggcgccgcccGACCCGCTGGCGCTCGGCGAAAAAGAAGTGTTCTCTCAGATGAACCACACGCCTCCACATGCTCTGTCCACAGAGGACCAGGAGCCAGATATGGGTTCTTAA